The following are from one region of the Betta splendens chromosome 15, fBetSpl5.4, whole genome shotgun sequence genome:
- the agpat4 gene encoding 1-acyl-sn-glycerol-3-phosphate acyltransferase delta isoform X1: protein MGLLQLLKTQFLCHLIICYVFVLSGLIVNVLQLCTLPLWFVNKQLARRINVRLCYCISSQMVAVLEWWSGSECTLYTDPKSYPLYGKENAIVVLNHSFEIDFLCGWTFCERFGVLGSSKVLAKKELAYVPVIGWMWYFLEIVFCKRKWEEDRRTVAQDLQNLKDYPEKFWFLLYCEGTRFTPKKHQISMKVAETKGLAKLKYHLLPRTKGFWVTVQNLRGSAAAVYDSTLNFRNNETPTLLGILNGKKYHADLYVRRIPLESIPEDEAECAAWLHKLYQEKDSFQEQYAQTGHYPGPIMSPSRRPWTLINWLFWSCLLLYPLGLLLAQLISSGSMLTILASVAFCSAASLGVRWMIGQTEINKGSSYGNKEVTLNNN, encoded by the exons AtgggcctcctgcagctgctgaaaaccCAGTTCCTGTGCCACCTGATCATCTGCTACGTGTTCGTGCTCAGCGGCCTCATCGTCaacgtgctgcagctctgcacttTACCTCTGTGGTTTGTCAACAAGCAGCTGGCCCGCAGGATCAACGTGCGACTGTGCTACTGCATCAGCAGCC AGATGGTGGCTGTCCTCGAGTGGTGGTCAGGCTCTGAATGCACGCTCTACACAGACCCAAAGAGTTATCCACTGTATGGAAAAGAGAATGCAATAGTGGTCCTCAACCACAGCTTTGAGATAGACTTCCTGTGTGGCTGGACCTTCTGTGAGAGGTTTGGAGTTCTTGGG AGTTCAAAAGTGTTGGCCAAGAAGGAATTGGCATACGTGCCAGTTATCGGTTGGATGTGGTACTTCCTGGAGATCGTTTTCTGCAAGAGAAAGTGGGAGGAGGATCGGAGGACGGTGGCGCAGGATCTTCAAAACCTGAAGGATTACCCAGAAAAGTTCTGG TTCTTGCTTTACTGTGAAGGAACACGCTTCACACCGAAGAAGCACCAGATCAGCATGAAGGTAGCTGAGACCAAGGGTTTGGCCAAACTGAAATATCACCTCTTGCCCAGGACCAAAGGTTTCTGGGTAACGGTCCAAAACCTCAGAGGCAGTG CTGCAGCTGTTTACGATTCTACACTCAACTTCAGGAATAACGAAACGCCAACCCTGCTTGGAATTCTTAATGGGAAGAAATACCATGCAGATCTATATGTGAG GAGAATCCCTTTGGAGTCGATTCCAGAAGATGAGGCAGAGTGCGCCGCTTGGCTCCATAAACTGTACCAGGAAAAG GACAGCTTTCAGGAGCAGTATGCACAGACCGGGCATTACCCTGGCCCCATAATGAGCCCTTCACGCCGCCCCTGGACTTTGATCAACTGGCTCTTCTggtcctgtctgctgctgtacCCGTTAGGCCTCCTACTTGCTCAGCTGATCAGCTCTGGTTCAATGCTGACCATCCTCGCTTCTGTGGCTTTCTGTTCTGCAG CCTCTCTGGGGGTTCGCTGGATGATTGGCCAGACTGAGATCAACAAAGGCTCAAGCTATGGAAATAAGGAGGTTACTCTAAACAACAACTAA
- the agpat4 gene encoding 1-acyl-sn-glycerol-3-phosphate acyltransferase delta isoform X2, producing the protein MGLLQLLKTQFLCHLIICYVFVLSGLIVNVLQLCTLPLWFVNKQLARRINVRLCYCISSQMVAVLEWWSGSECTLYTDPKSYPLYGKENAIVVLNHSFEIDFLCGWTFCERFGVLGSSKVLAKKELAYVPVIGWMWYFLEIVFCKRKWEEDRRTVAQDLQNLKDYPEKFWFLLYCEGTRFTPKKHQISMKVAETKGLAKLKYHLLPRTKGFWVTVQNLRGSAAAVYDSTLNFRNNETPTLLGILNGKKYHADLYVRRIPLESIPEDEAECAAWLHKLYQEKDSFQEQYAQTGHYPGPIMSPSRRPWTLINWLFWSCLLLYPLGLLLAQLISSGSMLTILASVAFCSAADLTSQILSGGSLDDWPD; encoded by the exons AtgggcctcctgcagctgctgaaaaccCAGTTCCTGTGCCACCTGATCATCTGCTACGTGTTCGTGCTCAGCGGCCTCATCGTCaacgtgctgcagctctgcacttTACCTCTGTGGTTTGTCAACAAGCAGCTGGCCCGCAGGATCAACGTGCGACTGTGCTACTGCATCAGCAGCC AGATGGTGGCTGTCCTCGAGTGGTGGTCAGGCTCTGAATGCACGCTCTACACAGACCCAAAGAGTTATCCACTGTATGGAAAAGAGAATGCAATAGTGGTCCTCAACCACAGCTTTGAGATAGACTTCCTGTGTGGCTGGACCTTCTGTGAGAGGTTTGGAGTTCTTGGG AGTTCAAAAGTGTTGGCCAAGAAGGAATTGGCATACGTGCCAGTTATCGGTTGGATGTGGTACTTCCTGGAGATCGTTTTCTGCAAGAGAAAGTGGGAGGAGGATCGGAGGACGGTGGCGCAGGATCTTCAAAACCTGAAGGATTACCCAGAAAAGTTCTGG TTCTTGCTTTACTGTGAAGGAACACGCTTCACACCGAAGAAGCACCAGATCAGCATGAAGGTAGCTGAGACCAAGGGTTTGGCCAAACTGAAATATCACCTCTTGCCCAGGACCAAAGGTTTCTGGGTAACGGTCCAAAACCTCAGAGGCAGTG CTGCAGCTGTTTACGATTCTACACTCAACTTCAGGAATAACGAAACGCCAACCCTGCTTGGAATTCTTAATGGGAAGAAATACCATGCAGATCTATATGTGAG GAGAATCCCTTTGGAGTCGATTCCAGAAGATGAGGCAGAGTGCGCCGCTTGGCTCCATAAACTGTACCAGGAAAAG GACAGCTTTCAGGAGCAGTATGCACAGACCGGGCATTACCCTGGCCCCATAATGAGCCCTTCACGCCGCCCCTGGACTTTGATCAACTGGCTCTTCTggtcctgtctgctgctgtacCCGTTAGGCCTCCTACTTGCTCAGCTGATCAGCTCTGGTTCAATGCTGACCATCCTCGCTTCTGTGGCTTTCTGTTCTGCAG CAGATCTGACAAGTCAAAT CCTCTCTGGGGGTTCGCTGGATGATTGGCCAGACTGA